A portion of the Oncorhynchus masou masou isolate Uvic2021 chromosome 11, UVic_Omas_1.1, whole genome shotgun sequence genome contains these proteins:
- the LOC135548006 gene encoding uncharacterized protein LOC135548006, translating to MLLRNSMISALLAYFLLFGFALEREKQRDGGVKKVGDVIEVNKDLKVGKDNKGKKKKVEGVVEVKRDPTVGNNKKGKKLTQNEKVKGKETGSPKRDKELRNDTVCSSIGGICQRSSYVCQGRYLKDKCAAPKTHQCCMPAGAWSVLCAGHHNNRVRGCDLFGCGGFNSRRDDDSLHKAVDVVCDDYSIVNAPFSGTLRGPVVGIQYDGVKLTNSEYCVKIFNIRPYRYMGPISQGEALGYLLPLQERFSGITSHMELQMCDRSDPSPYI from the exons ATGCTGTTAAGAAACTCCATGATCTCAGCTCTTCTGGCATACT TCCTGCTGTTTGGTTTTGCTCTTGAACGTGAAAAGCAAAGGGACGGAGGGGTGAAGAAGGTCGGAGATGTCATTGAAGTAAACAAGGATTTGAAGGTGGGAAAAGACAATAAAGGAAAGAAGAAGAAGGTCGAAGGTGTTGTTGAGGTCAAAAGGGATCCAACAGTGGGAAACAACAAGAAGGGAAAGAAGCTGACCCAAAACGAAAAGGtcaaagggaaggagacaggaagTCCAAAAAGGGACAAGGAGTTAAGGAACGACACTGTCTGCTCCAGCATCGGTGGCATCTGCCAACGCAGTTCCTACGTCTGTCAGGGGAGGTACCTGAAGGACAAGTGTGCTGCACCTAAGACACACCAGTGCTGTATGCCAG CCGGTGCTTGGAGCGTCCTGTGTGccggtcaccataacaacagagTGAGGGGTTGTGACTTGTTTGGCTGTGGGGGCTTCAACTCTAGAAG AGATGATGACAGCCTCCACAAGGCAGTGGATGTGGTGTGTGACGATTACAGCATTGTCAACGCCCCCTTCTCAGGTACCCTGAGGGGGCCAGTGGTGGGTATCCAGTACGATGGCGTTAAACTTACCAACTCCG AGTACTGTGTGAAGATCTTCAACATCCGTCCATACCGCTACATGGGGCCCATCTCTCAGGGAGAGGCCCTGGGTTATCTGCTGCCCCTACAGGAGCGCTTCTCTGGCATCACTTCACACATGGAGCTGCAGATGTGTGACCGCTCCGACCCATCACCATACATCTGA